One Mycolicibacterium goodii genomic region harbors:
- a CDS encoding cytochrome P450, whose product MTVLPITRPYDSIDLSSRAFWATTAAERERAFARLRAERPLSWHPPVEDALVHDPDDRGFWAVTRHADIVTVSRDSETFRSGQGVLFENVPQELLEASQSFLAMDAPRHTLIRKLVHAAFTPRQVARIEDSIKANARDIVAELKAAGSGVDFVDHCAKELPIRTLSDMVGIPESERQQVAHAADALVSWADPVYLAGRNPLEVLLENQMYLHQVAFSLAAERREHPGHDLISALVHAEVDGDRLTDAEVAAFFVLLAVAGNDTTRQTTSHALAALTEFEDQRAWLMEDFDDRIGVAVEEMVRWASPVMTFRRTAAVDVELGGQHIAAGEKVVMFYASGNWDTEVFDRPDVLDLGRKPNPHVGFGGGGRHFCLGAHVARTQLRAIFSELLHQLPDIRAGEPEYLQGNFVHAIRAMPCTFS is encoded by the coding sequence ATGACTGTGTTGCCGATCACACGCCCGTACGACTCGATCGATCTGTCCTCGCGCGCGTTCTGGGCGACGACCGCCGCCGAGAGGGAACGCGCCTTCGCGAGACTGCGGGCCGAACGACCCCTCAGTTGGCACCCGCCCGTCGAGGATGCGTTGGTGCACGACCCCGACGACAGGGGCTTTTGGGCCGTCACGCGCCACGCCGACATCGTCACGGTCAGCCGCGACAGCGAGACGTTCCGGTCCGGGCAGGGCGTGCTGTTCGAGAACGTCCCGCAGGAACTGCTCGAGGCGTCACAGTCGTTCCTCGCGATGGACGCTCCGCGACACACCCTGATCCGCAAGCTCGTGCACGCAGCGTTCACGCCCCGGCAGGTCGCGCGCATCGAGGACTCGATCAAAGCCAATGCCCGGGACATCGTCGCCGAACTGAAGGCCGCGGGAAGCGGCGTCGACTTCGTCGACCACTGTGCCAAGGAACTACCCATCCGGACGCTGTCGGACATGGTCGGCATCCCCGAATCCGAGCGCCAACAGGTCGCGCACGCGGCCGATGCGTTGGTGTCGTGGGCCGACCCCGTCTACCTCGCCGGGCGCAACCCGCTCGAGGTGCTACTGGAGAACCAGATGTATCTGCACCAGGTGGCGTTCAGCCTGGCGGCCGAGCGCCGCGAGCACCCGGGCCACGATCTGATCAGCGCGCTCGTGCACGCCGAGGTCGACGGTGACCGGCTCACCGACGCCGAGGTCGCGGCTTTCTTCGTGCTGCTGGCGGTCGCGGGAAACGACACCACGCGCCAGACCACCAGCCATGCGCTCGCGGCGCTCACCGAGTTCGAGGACCAACGTGCCTGGCTCATGGAGGATTTCGACGACCGCATCGGTGTGGCCGTCGAGGAGATGGTGCGCTGGGCGTCGCCGGTGATGACCTTCCGCCGCACCGCTGCGGTCGACGTCGAACTGGGTGGGCAGCACATCGCGGCGGGGGAGAAGGTCGTGATGTTCTATGCCTCGGGCAACTGGGACACCGAGGTCTTCGACCGGCCCGACGTGCTCGACCTGGGCCGCAAGCCCAATCCGCATGTCGGATTCGGCGGCGGCGGGCGGCACTTCTGCCTCGGGGCGCACGTCGCCAGGACACAGCTACGGGCGATCTTCTCCGAATTGCTGCACCAGCTGCCCGACATCCGCGCCGGTGAACCCGAGTATCTGCAGGGGAACTTCGTGCACGCTATCCGGGCGATGCCGTGTACGTTCTCGTGA
- a CDS encoding TetR/AcrR family transcriptional regulator encodes MPSVTRKPQAKREERRERIERALLDATDRLMADGTSFTELSVDRLATEAGISRASFYIYFEDKGHLLRRLATQVFSDLAQDAQRWWGVAGRRDPGDVHTAMAGIIASYRRHQPVLVALNEMSAYDPLVGQTYRDLLTEISQQLARVIEEGQADGSIRRQLPAATTASTLTWMVERTCHQNLPTRPASYDAELADTLTEIVWGALYLRPTSE; translated from the coding sequence ATGCCATCGGTCACCCGGAAACCGCAGGCCAAACGGGAGGAACGGCGCGAGCGCATCGAACGCGCGCTGCTCGACGCCACCGACCGGCTGATGGCCGACGGCACGAGCTTCACCGAGCTCAGCGTCGACCGGCTCGCCACCGAGGCCGGGATCTCGCGCGCGAGCTTCTACATCTACTTCGAGGACAAGGGTCACCTGCTGCGCAGGCTGGCCACGCAGGTGTTCAGCGATCTCGCCCAGGATGCGCAGCGCTGGTGGGGCGTCGCGGGCCGACGCGACCCCGGCGATGTCCACACCGCGATGGCGGGCATCATCGCGAGCTATCGCCGCCACCAACCGGTGCTGGTCGCACTCAATGAGATGAGCGCCTACGACCCCCTCGTCGGGCAGACCTATCGCGACCTGCTGACCGAGATCTCGCAGCAGCTTGCCCGCGTCATCGAGGAGGGCCAGGCCGACGGATCCATCCGGCGCCAGCTACCCGCGGCCACCACCGCGAGCACGCTGACCTGGATGGTCGAGCGCACGTGCCATCAGAATCTGCCGACCCGGCCGGCGTCATACGATGCCGAACTGGCCGACACCCTCACCGAAATCGTCTGGGGTGCCCTGTATCTTCGCCCCACCTCCGAGTGA
- a CDS encoding Sir2 family NAD-dependent protein deacetylase, translating into MDAPELVALLQGRRIVALTGAGMSTDSGIPDYRGPDSPPSNPMTIQQFTSDPVFRQRYWARNHVGWRHMDDTQPNAGHRALAAMEASGVVAGVITQNVDLLHTKAGSREVINLHGTYAQVVCLNPDCRHTMSRSALAVLLEEANPGFLERVGSVGGIAVAPDADAMITDTASFVVVDCPMCGGMLKPDIVYFGDSVPKTRVDQAYSLVDSAEALLVAGSSLTVFSGYRFVRHAAARGIPVGIINRGPTRGDELATVKVHTGCSEMLTLLAGELTRTYTASPG; encoded by the coding sequence ATGGATGCCCCCGAACTCGTCGCCCTGCTGCAGGGCCGTCGCATCGTGGCGCTGACCGGTGCCGGGATGTCGACCGATTCGGGGATTCCCGACTACCGTGGTCCGGACTCCCCGCCCAGCAACCCGATGACCATCCAGCAGTTCACGTCGGATCCGGTGTTTCGGCAGCGGTACTGGGCGCGCAACCACGTCGGCTGGCGTCATATGGACGACACGCAGCCCAACGCCGGGCACCGGGCATTGGCGGCGATGGAGGCCTCAGGCGTCGTCGCGGGTGTGATCACCCAGAACGTGGATCTGCTGCACACCAAGGCGGGCAGCCGTGAGGTGATCAACCTGCACGGCACCTACGCGCAGGTGGTCTGCCTGAATCCGGACTGCCGCCACACCATGTCACGCAGCGCGCTCGCGGTGCTGCTGGAGGAGGCCAATCCCGGATTCCTCGAGCGGGTCGGATCGGTGGGCGGGATTGCCGTGGCGCCCGATGCCGACGCGATGATCACCGACACCGCGTCATTCGTGGTCGTGGACTGCCCGATGTGCGGCGGCATGCTCAAACCCGACATCGTCTACTTCGGTGATAGCGTGCCCAAAACCCGTGTGGATCAAGCGTATTCGCTGGTGGACAGCGCCGAGGCACTGCTGGTCGCCGGCTCGTCGCTCACGGTGTTCTCCGGCTACCGGTTCGTCCGCCACGCCGCAGCGCGCGGAATCCCGGTGGGCATCATCAACCGCGGGCCGACCCGCGGCGACGAATTGGCGACGGTCAAGGTGCACACCGGATGTTCGGAGATGCTGACCCTGCTGGCCGGTGAGCTCACGAGAACGTACACGGCATCGCCCGGATAG
- a CDS encoding PfkB family carbohydrate kinase, translating to MGAARVCVVGSINADLTFTVRNLPRPGQTVLASSLASASGGKGGNQAVAAARAGACTALVAAVGDDAAAESLRAHLRANGVDQDAVVSLAGPSGSAVIVVDAAGENHIVVAPGANARLDVETPEARAAIGSADVVLLQLEISPTAAIAAARQARAAGAVVMLNASPGGTAAHHLLALSHVVDVVVVNETEAAEWHWPVRHLVITRGSRGASYLGDDERFDVPALRVRAVDTTGAGDVFAGVLAAGWLSGYEHALQRACAAGALATLVRGAGDCAPSAADIDAVLTP from the coding sequence ATGGGCGCTGCGCGGGTTTGCGTCGTCGGGAGCATCAACGCCGACCTCACCTTCACCGTTCGGAACCTGCCACGCCCGGGTCAGACCGTGCTGGCGTCGTCGCTCGCGTCGGCCTCCGGCGGCAAGGGCGGCAACCAGGCGGTCGCGGCGGCCCGCGCGGGGGCCTGCACCGCGCTGGTGGCCGCGGTCGGTGACGACGCGGCCGCCGAGTCGCTGCGGGCGCACCTGCGCGCCAACGGAGTCGACCAGGACGCGGTGGTGAGCCTCGCGGGCCCGAGCGGTTCCGCGGTGATCGTGGTCGACGCGGCAGGTGAGAACCACATCGTCGTCGCGCCCGGCGCCAACGCGCGGCTCGATGTCGAGACGCCCGAGGCCAGGGCCGCGATCGGTTCGGCCGACGTGGTGCTGCTGCAATTGGAGATCTCCCCCACGGCGGCCATCGCCGCGGCACGGCAGGCCCGCGCCGCCGGTGCGGTGGTCATGCTCAACGCCTCACCGGGCGGCACCGCGGCACACCACCTGCTGGCCTTGTCACATGTGGTCGACGTGGTGGTGGTCAACGAGACCGAGGCCGCGGAGTGGCACTGGCCGGTGCGGCACCTGGTGATCACGCGGGGTTCGCGTGGCGCGAGCTATCTCGGTGACGACGAGCGGTTCGACGTGCCGGCACTGCGGGTGCGGGCCGTGGACACCACCGGGGCCGGCGACGTGTTCGCCGGGGTGCTCGCCGCGGGATGGCTTTCCGGTTACGAGCATGCTCTGCAACGCGCTTGTGCCGCCGGGGCATTGGCGACGCTGGTGCGCGGCGCCGGGGACTGCGCGCCGTCCGCGGCCGACATCGACGCCGTCCTGACTCCGTGA
- a CDS encoding NAD(+) synthase, with the protein MDFYSAYRHGFARLAACTHHTALADPHANAESVLRLAQACHDDGVAVAVFPELTLSGYSIEDILLQDTLLESVQEALTELVAATSVLTPVLVIGAPLRHRHRIYNTAVVIHRGAVLGVVPKSYLPTYREFYERRQMAAGDQTRGTIRVAGAEVPFGPDLLFAASDVPGLVLHVEICEDMFVPIPPSAQAALAGATVLANLSGSPITVGRAEDRCLLARSASARCLAAYVYAAAGEGESTTDLAWDGQTMIWENGNLLAESERFPRGERRAVADVDLELIRNERVRMGTFDDNARHHGAAVDAFRRIEFQLDPPTGDIGLLREIERFPFVPSNYERLQQDCYEAYNIQVSGLEQRLRALNYPKIVLGVSGGLDSTHALIVAARAMDREGRPRSDILAFTLPGFATGDRTKNNAVRLSRALGVTFEEIDIKQTAQLMLTEMGHPFGRGEKVYDVTFENVQAGLRTDYLFRLANQRGGIVLGTGDLSEIALGWSTYGVGDQMSHYNVNGGVPKTLIQHLIRWVISSGEFNDEVNEVLQSVLDTEITPELVPTGEDEEIQSSEAKVGPYALQDFSLFQVLRFGFRPSKVAFLAWHAWHDVGAGDWPPGFPEHERPSYSLKEIRHWLQVFAQRFYSFSQFKRSAMPNGPKVSHGGALSPRGDWRAPSDMSARIWLDEIEREIPES; encoded by the coding sequence ATGGACTTCTACAGCGCCTACCGGCACGGTTTCGCCCGGCTTGCCGCCTGCACCCACCACACCGCACTGGCCGACCCACACGCGAATGCCGAATCGGTGTTGCGGCTGGCGCAGGCCTGCCACGACGACGGCGTGGCGGTCGCCGTCTTCCCCGAACTGACGTTGTCGGGGTACTCGATCGAGGACATCCTGCTGCAGGACACGCTGCTGGAGTCGGTGCAGGAGGCACTCACCGAACTCGTCGCGGCGACCTCGGTGCTCACCCCCGTGCTGGTGATCGGTGCACCGCTGCGGCACCGCCACCGGATCTACAACACCGCCGTGGTGATCCACCGGGGCGCGGTGCTCGGCGTCGTGCCGAAGTCCTACCTGCCGACCTACCGCGAGTTCTACGAGCGCAGGCAGATGGCTGCCGGTGACCAGACCCGGGGCACCATCCGGGTCGCGGGCGCAGAGGTGCCCTTCGGGCCGGACCTGTTGTTCGCGGCATCGGATGTGCCGGGCCTGGTGTTGCACGTAGAGATCTGTGAGGACATGTTCGTCCCGATTCCGCCGAGCGCGCAGGCCGCGCTTGCCGGGGCCACGGTGCTGGCCAACCTGTCCGGCAGCCCGATCACCGTGGGCCGGGCCGAGGACCGGTGCCTGCTGGCGCGGTCGGCCTCGGCGCGGTGCCTCGCCGCGTACGTCTACGCCGCGGCGGGCGAAGGGGAGTCCACCACCGACCTGGCGTGGGACGGCCAGACGATGATCTGGGAGAACGGCAACCTGCTTGCCGAAAGTGAGCGGTTCCCGCGCGGGGAGCGCCGTGCGGTCGCCGATGTCGACCTCGAGCTGATCAGAAACGAGCGCGTGCGGATGGGCACGTTCGACGACAACGCCCGCCACCACGGCGCCGCCGTCGACGCGTTCCGCCGCATCGAGTTCCAGCTCGACCCGCCGACCGGTGACATCGGGTTGTTGCGTGAGATCGAGCGGTTCCCGTTCGTCCCGTCGAACTACGAACGGCTGCAACAGGATTGCTACGAGGCCTACAACATCCAGGTGTCGGGTCTTGAGCAGCGGCTGCGGGCGCTGAACTACCCGAAGATCGTGCTCGGCGTTTCGGGTGGGCTCGATTCCACCCACGCGCTGATCGTCGCGGCGCGCGCGATGGACCGGGAGGGCCGGCCGCGCAGCGACATCCTGGCCTTCACGTTGCCGGGGTTTGCCACCGGTGACCGCACCAAGAACAACGCCGTCCGATTGAGCCGCGCACTCGGCGTGACGTTCGAAGAGATCGACATCAAACAGACCGCGCAGCTGATGCTCACCGAGATGGGTCACCCGTTCGGCCGCGGCGAGAAGGTCTACGACGTCACGTTCGAGAACGTCCAAGCCGGCCTGCGCACCGACTACCTGTTCCGTCTGGCCAATCAGCGCGGCGGCATCGTGCTGGGCACCGGTGATCTGTCCGAGATCGCGCTCGGGTGGTCGACATACGGCGTCGGCGACCAGATGTCGCACTACAACGTCAACGGCGGCGTCCCGAAAACCCTGATCCAGCACCTGATCCGCTGGGTGATCTCCTCCGGTGAGTTCAACGACGAGGTCAACGAGGTGCTGCAGTCGGTCCTCGACACCGAGATCACCCCCGAGTTGGTGCCGACCGGCGAGGACGAGGAGATCCAGAGCAGCGAGGCCAAGGTGGGACCGTATGCGCTGCAGGATTTCTCGCTGTTCCAAGTGCTGCGCTTCGGGTTCCGGCCGTCGAAGGTCGCGTTCCTGGCCTGGCACGCCTGGCATGATGTCGGTGCAGGCGACTGGCCACCCGGGTTCCCCGAGCACGAGCGGCCGTCGTACTCACTCAAGGAGATCCGGCACTGGCTGCAGGTGTTCGCGCAGCGGTTCTACTCCTTCTCGCAGTTCAAGCGATCGGCAATGCCGAACGGTCCCAAGGTTTCTCATGGCGGTGCACTGTCACCGCGTGGCGACTGGCGGGCGCCGTCGGACATGTCGGCCCGTATCTGGCTCGACGAGATCGAACGCGAGATCCCGGAGAGCTGA
- a CDS encoding glutamate-5-semialdehyde dehydrogenase, translating to MSVEAQSRSGSAGRQESVADLREQVHSAARRARVAARTLATLSAEVKNRVLHAAADSVLANVDAVLAANAADVDAARQSGTPEAMLDRLALNPQRVDGIAAGLRQVAALPDPVGEVLRGKTLPNGLQLRQQRVPLGVVGMVYEGRPNVTVDAFGLTLKSGNAALLRGSSSAARSNQALVDALRAALAADGLPLDAVQLLPSHDRASVTHLIQARGLVDVVIPRGGAGLIDAVVRDAQVPTIETGVGNCHVYVHESADIDVAEKILLNAKTRRPSVCNAAETLLVDRALADTALPRLTKALQDAGVTVHTDPTEEELRAEFLSMDIALAVVDDLDAAIEHINTYGTGHTEAIVTTNLAAAQRFTERVDAAAVMVNASTSFTDGEQFGFGAEIGISTQKLHARGPMGLPELTSTKWIVWGDGQTRPV from the coding sequence ATGAGCGTGGAAGCGCAATCGAGATCGGGTTCTGCCGGTCGGCAGGAATCGGTCGCCGACCTCCGTGAACAGGTCCACAGCGCCGCACGGCGCGCTCGGGTGGCCGCCAGGACGCTGGCGACCCTGAGCGCCGAGGTGAAGAACCGGGTGCTGCACGCCGCGGCCGACAGCGTGCTGGCAAACGTCGACGCCGTGCTCGCGGCGAATGCCGCTGACGTCGACGCCGCACGCCAGAGCGGTACACCCGAGGCGATGCTGGATCGGCTGGCCCTCAATCCGCAACGTGTCGACGGGATCGCCGCCGGGCTGCGTCAGGTCGCGGCACTGCCCGATCCGGTCGGCGAGGTGTTGCGTGGGAAGACCTTGCCCAACGGGCTGCAGCTGCGCCAGCAGCGCGTGCCGCTTGGCGTGGTCGGCATGGTCTACGAGGGCAGACCCAATGTGACCGTGGACGCGTTCGGGCTGACGCTGAAGTCCGGCAACGCCGCGCTGCTGCGCGGCAGTTCGTCGGCGGCCAGGTCGAATCAGGCGCTGGTGGACGCCTTGCGGGCGGCGCTGGCGGCCGACGGCCTGCCGCTTGACGCCGTGCAGCTGCTGCCGAGCCACGACCGCGCCAGTGTCACGCACCTGATCCAGGCGCGTGGCCTTGTCGACGTGGTGATCCCGCGTGGAGGCGCTGGCCTGATCGACGCGGTCGTGCGCGACGCGCAGGTGCCCACCATCGAGACCGGGGTCGGCAATTGCCATGTCTACGTTCATGAGTCGGCCGACATCGACGTGGCCGAGAAGATCCTGCTGAACGCCAAGACCCGCAGGCCCAGCGTGTGCAACGCGGCCGAGACACTGCTGGTGGACCGCGCGCTCGCCGACACCGCGCTGCCACGGCTCACCAAGGCGTTGCAGGACGCCGGTGTCACCGTGCACACCGACCCCACCGAGGAGGAACTGCGCGCCGAGTTCCTGTCGATGGACATCGCGCTGGCCGTGGTCGATGACCTCGACGCGGCGATCGAGCACATCAACACCTACGGCACTGGCCACACCGAGGCCATCGTGACCACGAACCTTGCTGCCGCACAGCGCTTCACCGAGCGTGTGGACGCCGCTGCAGTGATGGTGAACGCATCGACGTCGTTCACCGACGGAGAACAGTTCGGTTTCGGCGCAGAGATCGGCATCTCCACCCAGAAGCTGCACGCGCGTGGGCCGATGGGGTTGCCCGAACTGACGTCGACCAAGTGGATCGTGTGGGGCGACGGCCAGACCCGACCCGTCTGA
- a CDS encoding cysteine hydrolase family protein, with protein MSDTAVVIVDMLNTYEHEDAELLAPNVEKIIDPLVKLIGKAREREDVDLIYVNDNYGDFTAQFSDIVANALDGKHPDLVRPILPYDGCRLLTKVRHSVFYATALDYLLGRLGTKRVILAGQVTEQCILYSALDAYVRHFELVVPSDAVAHIDAELGDAALEMMRRNMSADVIPAVDCLS; from the coding sequence ATGAGCGATACCGCCGTTGTCATTGTCGACATGCTCAACACCTATGAGCACGAGGACGCCGAACTTCTCGCGCCCAACGTCGAGAAGATCATCGATCCGCTGGTCAAGCTGATCGGGAAGGCCCGTGAGCGCGAAGACGTCGACCTCATCTACGTCAACGACAACTACGGTGACTTCACCGCACAGTTCAGCGACATCGTGGCCAACGCCCTCGACGGCAAGCATCCTGACCTGGTGCGGCCGATCCTGCCCTACGACGGTTGCCGCCTGCTCACGAAGGTGCGCCACAGCGTCTTCTACGCCACCGCGCTGGACTATCTGCTGGGCCGGTTGGGCACCAAACGCGTGATCCTCGCGGGTCAGGTCACCGAGCAGTGCATCCTCTACAGCGCCCTCGACGCCTACGTGCGCCACTTCGAGCTCGTGGTGCCGTCGGACGCGGTCGCCCACATCGACGCCGAACTCGGCGACGCGGCGCTGGAGATGATGCGTCGGAACATGAGCGCCGACGTGATCCCCGCCGTCGATTGCCTGAGCTGA
- the proB gene encoding glutamate 5-kinase, with the protein MSVHREAVRTARSVVVKIGTTALTTPSGVFDANRLASLVEAIEGRMKAGSDVVIVSSGAIAAGIEPLGLSKRPTDLATKQAAASVGQVALVNAWSSAFAAYNRTVGQVLLTAHDISMRVQHNNAQRTLDRLRALHAVAIVNENDTVATNEIRFGDNDRLSALVAHLVGADALILLSDIDGLYDGDPRKATPDSPARFIPEVAAEGDLDGVVAGRGSSLGTGGMASKLSSALLAADAGVPVLLAAAADAARALDDASVGTVFAPRPERMSARKFWMRYAAESAGALTLDDGAVRAVIKQRRSLLPAGITAVAGRFHGGDVVDLRALDGRTVARGVVAYDTAELATMIGRSTHDLPVEMRRPAVHADDLVRT; encoded by the coding sequence GTGAGCGTGCACCGCGAAGCGGTCCGCACCGCGCGCAGTGTCGTCGTCAAGATCGGAACCACGGCCCTCACCACGCCGTCAGGGGTGTTCGACGCCAACCGGCTCGCGAGTCTCGTCGAGGCCATCGAGGGCCGCATGAAGGCCGGCTCGGACGTGGTGATCGTGTCATCCGGTGCGATCGCCGCCGGTATCGAACCGCTCGGATTGTCCAAGCGGCCAACAGATCTCGCCACCAAGCAAGCCGCGGCCAGCGTGGGGCAGGTGGCGCTGGTGAACGCGTGGAGCTCGGCGTTCGCCGCCTACAACCGCACTGTCGGTCAGGTGCTGCTCACCGCGCACGACATCTCGATGCGCGTGCAGCACAACAACGCTCAGCGCACCCTCGACCGGCTGCGCGCCCTTCACGCCGTGGCCATCGTCAACGAGAACGACACCGTCGCCACCAACGAGATCCGCTTCGGCGACAACGACCGGCTCTCGGCATTGGTGGCGCACCTGGTCGGCGCCGACGCGCTGATCCTGCTGTCCGACATCGACGGCCTCTATGACGGCGATCCCCGCAAGGCGACACCCGACTCCCCGGCCCGCTTCATTCCCGAGGTCGCCGCCGAAGGTGACCTCGACGGCGTGGTCGCGGGGCGGGGCAGCAGCCTCGGCACCGGAGGTATGGCCTCGAAGCTGTCGTCGGCGCTGCTGGCCGCCGACGCAGGCGTCCCGGTGTTGCTCGCGGCCGCGGCCGACGCGGCGCGCGCTCTTGACGACGCCTCGGTGGGCACGGTGTTCGCGCCACGCCCCGAACGTATGTCGGCACGCAAGTTCTGGATGCGCTATGCCGCCGAGTCGGCCGGTGCGCTGACCCTCGACGACGGCGCGGTGCGGGCCGTGATCAAGCAGCGCCGATCGCTGCTGCCCGCGGGCATCACCGCGGTGGCCGGCCGGTTCCACGGCGGTGACGTGGTCGATCTGCGTGCGCTCGACGGACGCACCGTCGCGCGCGGTGTCGTCGCGTACGACACCGCAGAACTCGCCACGATGATCGGCCGCTCGACGCACGACCTGCCCGTCGAGATGCGCCGGCCCGCGGTTCATGCCGACGACCTCGTCCGCACCTAG
- a CDS encoding AAA family ATPase, translated as MSVPARPAPLFADIDDVARKLAGTGYLPDTATATAVFLADRLGKPLLVEGPAGVGKTELARAVAQCTGSELVRLQCYEGVDEARALYEWNHAKQILRIQAGNAAAGGDTEAWEQTKTDVFSEEFLLARPLLTAIKRTDPTVLLIDETDKADIEIEGLLLEVLSDFAVTVPELGTITAERPPFVVLTSNATRELSEALKRRCLFLHIDFPDPELERRILLSRVPELPEHIASELVRIIGVLRGMQLKKLPSVAETIDWGRTVLALGMDTIDDEMIAATLGVILKHQSDQQRAAGELKLN; from the coding sequence ATGAGCGTGCCCGCACGCCCGGCACCGCTGTTCGCCGACATCGACGATGTCGCGCGCAAGCTGGCCGGCACCGGCTACCTGCCCGACACCGCCACGGCCACCGCGGTCTTCCTCGCCGACCGGCTCGGCAAGCCGCTGCTCGTGGAGGGTCCGGCAGGTGTCGGCAAGACCGAACTGGCCCGCGCTGTCGCGCAGTGCACCGGAAGCGAACTGGTGCGCCTGCAGTGCTACGAGGGCGTCGACGAGGCACGTGCCCTCTACGAGTGGAACCACGCCAAGCAGATCTTGCGCATCCAGGCCGGAAACGCGGCTGCGGGTGGCGACACTGAAGCCTGGGAGCAGACCAAGACCGACGTGTTCAGCGAGGAGTTCCTGCTGGCCCGGCCGCTGCTCACCGCGATCAAGCGCACCGACCCGACGGTGCTGCTGATCGACGAGACGGACAAGGCCGACATCGAGATCGAGGGCCTTTTGCTTGAGGTGCTGTCGGACTTCGCGGTCACGGTGCCCGAGCTGGGCACCATCACCGCCGAGCGCCCTCCGTTCGTGGTGCTGACCTCCAACGCCACCCGTGAGCTGTCCGAGGCGCTCAAGCGGCGCTGCCTGTTCCTGCACATCGACTTCCCGGATCCCGAGCTCGAACGGCGCATCCTGCTGTCGCGGGTGCCGGAGCTGCCCGAGCACATCGCCTCGGAACTGGTGCGGATCATCGGTGTGCTGCGCGGCATGCAGCTCAAGAAGCTGCCCTCGGTCGCCGAGACCATCGACTGGGGCCGCACGGTGCTCGCGCTCGGGATGGACACCATCGACGACGAGATGATCGCGGCGACGCTCGGCGTGATCCTCAAACACCAGTCCGACCAGCAGCGCGCCGCCGGCGAGCTCAAGCTGAACTGA